In the Candidatus Alcyoniella australis genome, GTACTGGCGCTATCAGGCAGCGGCCCTGGGCGTGCCATTCATACCCGGGCGCTCGATGCTGGGCACCGACACCAACGCGCACTCGGGCGCCAAGACCGTAGAGTGCCCCTATACCGGCAAGCCGATCGTGCTCTTTCCGGCGCTCTACCCGGACGTGGCGGTGATCCACGTACACGAGGCCGACATCTACGGCAACGCGCGAATCCGCGGCAACATCATCGCCGACCACACATTGGCCCGGGCCTCGAAACACGTGATCCTTACCACCGAGCGGCTGATCTCCTCCGATGAGATCCGTCGCGAGCCGGCATCGAACTGCATCCCGTACTTCTGCGTCGACGCGGTGTGCGTGGTGCCCTACGGCGCCTTTCCCTCGAACATGCCCTACCTCTACTTTTCCGACGAGGACCACCTCCGGCTGTGGCTCGATACCGAACGCGACGTACAGCAGCTGGACGAATTCGTGAAGAAGTACATCTACGGGACAAACGATTTCGAGGAATACCTACGGCTCTGCGGCGGATTGGAGCGCATGGCGCAGCTCGAGCGCCAGGAGCTGCTGATACCCGAGCCCGGCCAAGCGGCCGAGGAGGCGCTGTGATGGCCGCGTACAACAGCATGGAACTGATGATCTGTGTAGCCGCGCGCTTTCTGCAAGACGGCAAGATCGCGACCATCGGCACGGGTGCTCCGTGCGCCGCGGCGATGCTCGCCCAGAAGACCCACGCGCCGAATCTCGTAATGATGTTCGAGGCCGGGGGAGTCGCGCCGATCCTGCCGACGATGCCGGTCTCGGTCGGCGATTCGCGCACCTACTACCGTGGCCTGATGGCCACCTCGATGCGCGACGTAATGGCCACCATGGCCCGCGGCATGGTCGATTACTGCTTCCTCGGCGGCGCCCAGATCGACGCCTACGGCAATATCAACTCGACGATGATCGGCGACGACTACGACGACCCAAAGGTCCGGCTACCCGGATCGGGAGGGGCCAACGACCTGGCCTCAATGGCCTGGCACAGCATGGTGCTCACGGTCCACGACAAGCGGCGCTTTGTGGAAAAGATGTACTTCGTCACCACGCCGGGCTACCTCGACGGACCCGGAGCGCGCGAGCGGGCCGGGCTGCCCCCGGATTCGGGCCCCTACAAGGTGATTACCGACCTGGCCGTGATGGGCTACAACGCCGATACCTGTCGAATGCAGGTCGAGTCGCTGCACCCCGGGGTCGATATGGAGCAAGTCCAGGCCAACACCAGCTTCGAGATCAAGTCTGCTCCCCAGATTACACAGACTGAGCCTCCCACAGCGCGGGATCTGGAGATTCTACGCACTGAGGTCGATCCGCACCGCTACATCATCGGACGCTGATCAGGCGTATTCCTCTCGCTTGCCGATGGTTTGCCCGACCCGCGGGCACTATGCTATTTTTCGCGATTCTCACCTGATCATCCAATGGGAGTACGCCCTGTGAAACATCTGTTTTCGCCGATCACCATCAACGGCATGACCCTTGCCAACCGCATCGTGATGCCGGCGATGCACCTGAACTACACGATGGGCGGCGAGGTCAGCGACCAGCTGATCGCGTTCTACGCCGAGCGCGCCGCGGGCGGAGCCGGCTTGTTGATTGTCGGCGGCTGCTCGATCGATAAGGCCGGCGGCGGCCCGATGCTGATCGGCCTGGACGAGCCGCGTTTCGAGCCCGGGCTCGAGCGCTTCGTTCGCGAGGTGGGGTCCGCAGGTGAGAAGGTCAAGCTCGGCGCTCAGCTCTACCACGCCGGACGCTACTCGTGGAGCATGCTCACCGGAATGCAGTCGATCAGCGCATCGGCTCTGCCCAGCCGCTACACCCACGAGATGCCGCGCGCGCTGACCCTCGACGAGATTCCAGAGGTTCAGCACAAGTTCGTCGCGGCTGCGCTACGCGCCCGCGATGTGGGCTTCGACTGCTGCGAGATCATCGCCTCGGCCGGCTACCTAATAAACCAGTTCCTCTCGCCGCTGGTCAATCAACGCGACGACGAGTACGGCGGATCGTTCGCCAACCGCGCGCGCTTCGGCATTGAGGTCGTGCAGCAGGTACGGCAGGCCCTGGGCCCGGACTATCCGTTGCTGGTGCGTGTGGCGGGCAACGATTTCATGGAAGGCGGGCAGGGCAGCGCCGAGACGATCCAGGTCGCGCAGCTCTACGTAGAGGCCGGAGCCGACTGCATCAACGTCACCGGCGGCTGGCACGAGACCAGGGTGCCGCAACTCACGATGAGCGTGCCGCGCGGTGCCTACGTCTACCTGGCCTCCGGGGTCAAACGCGCGCTGGACGTACCGGTGGTCGCCAGCAACCGCATTCCCGACCCGCTGTTGGCCGATCGGATCATCGCGCAGGGGCACGCCGACCTGATTGGCATGGCCCGGCCGCTGATCGCCGATCCCGAGCTTCCCAATAAAGCGCGCCGCGGCGAAAGCAAATTGATCCGCAACTGCATCGCCTGCAACCAGGGCTGCTTTGACGCGGTGTTCGCCGGCATGCCCGTGGGCTGCATGGTCAACGCCCGGGTAGGCCGAGAGCACCAGGTGCAGCTGCGCCCCGCGGAACACAAGCGCAAGGTGATTGTGGTGGGCGGCGGCCCGGCAGGCATGGAGGCGGCCCGTGTGGCCGCACTTTGCGGGCACCAGGTGGTGCTGTTTGAATCCGAAGATCAGCTCGGCGGACTGCTGCCGATGGCTGCCGCGCCCCCGGGACGCCAGGAGTTCAACGAGCTGACCCGCTACTTCCGTGAAACCCTGGCGCAGCTTGGCAATGTCGAGCTGCGGCTGGGAACCGAGGCGACTATCGACGAGATCGTCGCGGAACAGCCCGACGCGGTGATCATCGCCACCGGCGCCGAGCCGATCGTACCCGAGTTCGCGCGCGACGCGGACCCGGCAAGGGTGCTGATGGCCCACGACGTGCTGAGCTCAAAACGGATCGTGCCCGGCGACGCGGTAATCATCGGCGCCGGTGCAGTGGGTTGCGAGACAGCGCTTTTCCTGGCTGACCGCGATACCATCGACCCGCAGACCGCATGCTTCCTGCTCGAACAGAAGGCTGAATCGCCCGAGCGCGTGCAGCAACTGCTCAACCAGTGTTCGCGCAAAATCGCGCTAATCGAAATGCAGGGCCGCATCGGCGCGGACATCGGCAAAACCACGCGCTGGACCGTGCTCAAGGACCTGCGACGCTATGGTGTTCGGACCCGCGTTAATAAGCGAGTGGTCGGATTGACGCAGAGCGGACTGCTGCTCGAATCCGACGGCATGGAGCCCGAAGAGATGACCGCCGAGACGATCGTGATCGCGGTCGGATATCGCTCGCGGCCGAGCGCACTGTACAAACAACTGGAACAAAAGGGTATAAAGGGACTCCTGATAGGCGACGCCAAGGCCGCACGCAAAGTGCTTGAGGCTGTGCGCGAAGGGTTTGACGCGGCGAACGGACTGTGAGGAGGCGAGGGTGAGAAGGCACAAAGAAGCCTTTGTCGAGAGTTTCGACGGGACACGCATCCACTACGTTTCCCAGGGCGAGGGCATGGCCATCGTCTGCTGCGACGGCATCGGCTGCGACGGCTACGCTTGGAAGTATCTGGCCGAACATTTCCGCGAGCGCTGCCGCATCGTGCGATGGCACTATCGCGGCCACGGCCAGAGCGAGACGCCGACCGACCAGAACCTGCTGTCGATCGAGGATTGCTGCCGCGATCTGCTCACGGTGATGGACGACGATGGTATCGACAAAGCCGTGCTCGTCGGACACAGCATGGGCTGCCAAGTGATCCTGGAGATGATGCGGATGGCGCCCGAACGCGTGCTGGCGATGGTTCCGGTCTGCGGCTCCTACGGCAGGCCGCTGGACACCTTCCACGACGACACCAAGTTGAAAAAGGCCTTCCCGTATCTCTATCCGTTGATCACCCTGTTCCCCGAACCGTTCGAGGCGATCTGGAAGCGGATCGTACCCACGGAGCTGGCCTGGCAGATCGCGGTGCGCGGCGGCGAGATCAACGGGCACATGGTGCGCAAGAAAGACTTCATGCCCTACTTGCGGTACATCTCGACGATCTCCCTACGGGTGTTCATCAAGATGCTCGACCACGCCTCGCGCCACAGCACCGAGTCGATCCTGCCGACGATCAAAGTCCCGGTGCTGATCGTAGCCGCGGAACACGACTCGTTTACACCGATGTGGCTCTCCGAACGGATGAACAAACTGATTCCCGGATCGGAGATGATCGTCATTCCCGAAGGGACCCATACCGGACCGATCGAGATGCCCGACATGATCAACCTGCGGGTCGAGAAGTTCCTGGTCGAGCGCTTGCAATGGTGCCCCGAGCTGCCGCTCCAGCCCTCGACGGTCGTTACCACTGACAGGCTGATGGCCTAACCTAAACGAACGAGGCCCGGATGCGCCGTTTACTCGTCTGCATCGCACTGCTTTTGATGCTGACGCAGCTCGGTGCGGGCAGGTCCGATCAAATCCAAATTCATCCGCGCTATACCGGTCCGCAACCGCAAAGAATCGGCCGCTGCCAGCAGTTGCAGGTGATCGACTGGGTTTATCTGCCAAGCCGCGGGGTCAAGCTTACGGCGCTGGTCGGCACCCAGGATCAGCCGGGCTCGCAGGTCAAGTTCAGCGTGGATTCCGAACCGGTCGCTACGGCCACAGCCGACAGCCAAGGCGTGGCGAGACTAATAATCGACCC is a window encoding:
- a CDS encoding CoA-transferase yields the protein MKELFEGQGPLFTDPDPDHAREHFRKKERGLVNKLMPVKQAVEQLIHDGDYLAVGGFGGVRIPTSVLHEIVRQGRKNLGFSGHTSTHDCQILAAGECFDRCDIAYIIGLEARGLSPNSRRYFESGKVKVCEWTNAGMYWRYQAAALGVPFIPGRSMLGTDTNAHSGAKTVECPYTGKPIVLFPALYPDVAVIHVHEADIYGNARIRGNIIADHTLARASKHVILTTERLISSDEIRREPASNCIPYFCVDAVCVVPYGAFPSNMPYLYFSDEDHLRLWLDTERDVQQLDEFVKKYIYGTNDFEEYLRLCGGLERMAQLERQELLIPEPGQAAEEAL
- a CDS encoding FAD-dependent oxidoreductase is translated as MKHLFSPITINGMTLANRIVMPAMHLNYTMGGEVSDQLIAFYAERAAGGAGLLIVGGCSIDKAGGGPMLIGLDEPRFEPGLERFVREVGSAGEKVKLGAQLYHAGRYSWSMLTGMQSISASALPSRYTHEMPRALTLDEIPEVQHKFVAAALRARDVGFDCCEIIASAGYLINQFLSPLVNQRDDEYGGSFANRARFGIEVVQQVRQALGPDYPLLVRVAGNDFMEGGQGSAETIQVAQLYVEAGADCINVTGGWHETRVPQLTMSVPRGAYVYLASGVKRALDVPVVASNRIPDPLLADRIIAQGHADLIGMARPLIADPELPNKARRGESKLIRNCIACNQGCFDAVFAGMPVGCMVNARVGREHQVQLRPAEHKRKVIVVGGGPAGMEAARVAALCGHQVVLFESEDQLGGLLPMAAAPPGRQEFNELTRYFRETLAQLGNVELRLGTEATIDEIVAEQPDAVIIATGAEPIVPEFARDADPARVLMAHDVLSSKRIVPGDAVIIGAGAVGCETALFLADRDTIDPQTACFLLEQKAESPERVQQLLNQCSRKIALIEMQGRIGADIGKTTRWTVLKDLRRYGVRTRVNKRVVGLTQSGLLLESDGMEPEEMTAETIVIAVGYRSRPSALYKQLEQKGIKGLLIGDAKAARKVLEAVREGFDAANGL
- a CDS encoding CoA-transferase encodes the protein MAAYNSMELMICVAARFLQDGKIATIGTGAPCAAAMLAQKTHAPNLVMMFEAGGVAPILPTMPVSVGDSRTYYRGLMATSMRDVMATMARGMVDYCFLGGAQIDAYGNINSTMIGDDYDDPKVRLPGSGGANDLASMAWHSMVLTVHDKRRFVEKMYFVTTPGYLDGPGARERAGLPPDSGPYKVITDLAVMGYNADTCRMQVESLHPGVDMEQVQANTSFEIKSAPQITQTEPPTARDLEILRTEVDPHRYIIGR
- a CDS encoding alpha/beta hydrolase translates to MRRHKEAFVESFDGTRIHYVSQGEGMAIVCCDGIGCDGYAWKYLAEHFRERCRIVRWHYRGHGQSETPTDQNLLSIEDCCRDLLTVMDDDGIDKAVLVGHSMGCQVILEMMRMAPERVLAMVPVCGSYGRPLDTFHDDTKLKKAFPYLYPLITLFPEPFEAIWKRIVPTELAWQIAVRGGEINGHMVRKKDFMPYLRYISTISLRVFIKMLDHASRHSTESILPTIKVPVLIVAAEHDSFTPMWLSERMNKLIPGSEMIVIPEGTHTGPIEMPDMINLRVEKFLVERLQWCPELPLQPSTVVTTDRLMA